GAGATATCGACTTTCGGGTACATTTCATCTTCGAGGTAAATAGCTTCTCTAAAAATAGGACAACTTTCAAAGCAGGCTCTGCAAATTATTCCCATATACGGAAAACACCTTTCGGTTTCAATATATGCGATTCCCATCCGAACTTCTTCTTTCTCATCTACAGTTCTGTCAAGAGCTCCTGTAGGACAAACTTCTGTACACTTCATACAAACATAGCATGGTATTTCCCGGGGATAAATCAGAGGGGTACCCATATTCTTTCCCCATTTAATGCCAGCCATTACAATACTATCATAGGGACAAATTTGAGCACATTTATTACACTTAATGCAGCGTTTCAAGAAATCTTCTTCTTTTAACGCTCCCGGGGGGCGCAAAGGAGATTTGTAATTCGTAATCTCCTGAATACCTTGAATCAGTTTCCTGAGAAGAGTCATTGCCTTATTCCACTTAACTTAACAGGATTACTCTTCTGCCGAAACGAAAGTGGGATAAACGCCCAGAACATCAATTATTTCAGAGGAGATATATTTGGCAAAACTTTCAAGCTCTTCTTCATTTTCAGCTTCAACAACAACGATTATATTATCTTCCTTGTAGATACCGTGTGTTGTTACATTAGGTAATTTATTCAATTTAAGCGCCACATCTTCGGCTTTATCTGTAGTGGTTTTCACTATCATACTTGCAATAATCATTTTTCACCAGATTCAGTTTATAAAATAAATACGAAGCGGCTGATTGATAGATCAGCCGCTTCTTCAAATCAGTTATTTCGTTATGCTTTTTCCAATTTGGCTGCGCCCACCTTATATTCAGGTTCTTTTGAAGCAGCATCTACTGCATCAATAACAAGAATATTTGTTAAGCTTTCGGGCCAGTGGAATGGCATAAAGATAGTACCTTTTCTCGGACGATCAATAACGCGAGCTTCAACAATCAAGGAACCTCGTCTTGTAGTAACCTTAACTTTATCTCTATTATTCAAACCGAGATTTTTAGCGTCTTCGGGATTTATTTCAGCGTACGGTTTCGGTGCAGCTCTAAAAAGCTCAGGTACCTGGCCTGTCATTGTCATTGTGTGCCAGTGTTCAAGAATTCTACCCGTTGTTAATGCATATGGATAATCGGCCGAGATTGGTTCTTCGGGACCTTTATCTGGTCTTGCGAAAACCGTTGCTTTTCCGTCAGGTTTGGTATAGAAGTACATTCTTTTTCCGGCAGCTTTATCTTTCGGCAGCATCGGATCTCCTTCTGTAAACCGATGCCATGTACCCGGATGGTTTTCGTTAGGTACCGGCCATCTTAATCCGCGTAATTTTTTCAACCTCGCGTAGGTTGCACCGGTCAAATCCATATCCTTTCCCTTGGTTGTTTTAAGGTACTCGTTCCAGATATCCTCGGCGGATTTGAAGTGTTCGAAGTTCTGTGAATAACCCATTCTCTTTGCTAATTCCACTAAAATGAAAGCATCCCATCTGGCTTCACCCGATGGTCTAAGAGCCTGAGCCATATGCTGAGATCTTCTTTCCGTACAGCCGTATACTCCTTCTTTCTCGCCCCAGAATGATGCGGGCAATACAACATCAGCTCTTTTTGAAGTTTCGGTTGGGTGGAATGATTCGGCAACTACCATGAATACGTCGTCCATTCCTTTCAAATACTTATTAAGGTTTGGAAGAGACTGTGCCGGATTAGTACACATAACATAAAGACCTTTTACATCGCCTTTTGCAGCCGCTTCGAACATTGCAATGGTATGCTTGCCGGGTTCTGGTTTAATAGCGTCCGGGGCTACATTCCATATTGCAGCAATTTCTTTTCGGTGTTGTTCATTAGCAATTACACGGTGGCCGGGTAACAAGTGGCTTAATCCTCCGCCTTCGCGTACTCCGCCGCAGGCATTCGGTTGACCGGTTAATGAAAATGAATCGCAGCCCGGTTTACCTAATTTACCTGTCAACAAATGAATATTATGAATAAGGTTATTCAGGAATACACCCGCAACTCTCTGATTAACACCCATAGTCCACATCGTCATTGCTGTTGGCGATTGGCCGAATATTCTGGCTACCTTCACAATATCATCAGCTTTTACACCGCATTGTTTTGCGGCGTATTCGGGAGTAAACTTCTCAAGGAAATTTTTATACTCTTCGAATGTGATTGCCTTTGTTCCATCGCTAAAACTTACAGATTCGGAAATAAATTTCTCGTCGGTCATTCCTTCTTTAATGATGATGTTAGCAATAGCATTCATAATTGCCAGATCGTAACCCGGAAATACCTGAAGATGAAGATCTGCAATTTTATTTGTGGGAGTTTTACGCGGATCGATAATAAGTATTTTTGTATTCGGATTTTTCTTTTTACGATTAACCAATCTATCGTAAAGAACAGGATGAGCTTCAGCTGTGTTTGATCCGATAAGGAGAAACAATTCACAGTGATCAATGTCGTCGTAAGTCCCTATCGGTTCATCCGCTCCGAATGTAGTTGTATAGCCACCTACAGCACTTGCCATACACAAGCGAGGATTACCGTCAACATTATTTGTTCCGATATGTCCTTTGAATAATTTGTTAGCTACATATGTTTCCTCTGTTTCGGCCTGGCCGGATCCATAGAACGCAAGGGCATCCGGTCCATGTTTTTCTTTTATCTCTTTAAATTTTGAAGCGACAAGATTAAGGGCTTCGTCCCAGCTTGCTCTTTCAAGTTTTCCGTTCTTACGAACCATAGGATAGAGTAATCTATTCTTCGCGGTAATCATTTTATGCAGATAAAAACCTTTAACGCAAAGAAGCCCGCTGTTAATTGTATTATCTTTATCGCCCTTAATACCATAAGGCTTACCGTCTTTA
This Melioribacteraceae bacterium DNA region includes the following protein-coding sequences:
- a CDS encoding 4Fe-4S dicluster domain-containing protein is translated as MTLLRKLIQGIQEITNYKSPLRPPGALKEEDFLKRCIKCNKCAQICPYDSIVMAGIKWGKNMGTPLIYPREIPCYVCMKCTEVCPTGALDRTVDEKEEVRMGIAYIETERCFPYMGIICRACFESCPIFREAIYLEDEMYPKVDISKCIGCGICEKVCPVEGSAIVVKSSNQII
- a CDS encoding chaperone NapD yields the protein MIIASMIVKTTTDKAEDVALKLNKLPNVTTHGIYKEDNIIVVVEAENEEELESFAKYISSEIIDVLGVYPTFVSAEE
- a CDS encoding nitrate reductase, coding for MSLNRREFLRRSALAAAAAAIGVDGIFGKTIGAAANSDELAALQAQGGITWHKSVCRLCGVGCGVMLGVKDGKPYGIKGDKDNTINSGLLCVKGFYLHKMITAKNRLLYPMVRKNGKLERASWDEALNLVASKFKEIKEKHGPDALAFYGSGQAETEETYVANKLFKGHIGTNNVDGNPRLCMASAVGGYTTTFGADEPIGTYDDIDHCELFLLIGSNTAEAHPVLYDRLVNRKKKNPNTKILIIDPRKTPTNKIADLHLQVFPGYDLAIMNAIANIIIKEGMTDEKFISESVSFSDGTKAITFEEYKNFLEKFTPEYAAKQCGVKADDIVKVARIFGQSPTAMTMWTMGVNQRVAGVFLNNLIHNIHLLTGKLGKPGCDSFSLTGQPNACGGVREGGGLSHLLPGHRVIANEQHRKEIAAIWNVAPDAIKPEPGKHTIAMFEAAAKGDVKGLYVMCTNPAQSLPNLNKYLKGMDDVFMVVAESFHPTETSKRADVVLPASFWGEKEGVYGCTERRSQHMAQALRPSGEARWDAFILVELAKRMGYSQNFEHFKSAEDIWNEYLKTTKGKDMDLTGATYARLKKLRGLRWPVPNENHPGTWHRFTEGDPMLPKDKAAGKRMYFYTKPDGKATVFARPDKGPEEPISADYPYALTTGRILEHWHTMTMTGQVPELFRAAPKPYAEINPEDAKNLGLNNRDKVKVTTRRGSLIVEARVIDRPRKGTIFMPFHWPESLTNILVIDAVDAASKEPEYKVGAAKLEKA